From the genome of Peromyscus maniculatus bairdii isolate BWxNUB_F1_BW_parent chromosome 19, HU_Pman_BW_mat_3.1, whole genome shotgun sequence:
gccggagctccccgcgcctcctcccgtccgcgcggccgcggcgcggtcgcgggggtccggggcggcgctgggggggctcccctcactccccgctctccccggctgtccatgtctcccgtgcgggcggaggagtccgccccgccgggccgtgGTTTTCCGCGTGGCGCCTAACAGCCGACTTAAAACTGGTGCTgaccaggggaatctgatcgCGAAGGcccgcggcggcgcaggcggggccaggggcggggccggcgaccagccgctGCGGAGCGCGCAGCGAACGGCAGCGACCGTGTCCGCACGGCCACCTGAGCGCCAGCCGCTCGCTCAGAGGGGCGGTGGGGAGCGCGGCGGGCGGCCGAGCGGCacagtcggcagcggcggcgcaggcggacacgggatgtggcaggggcacgcaggcggggccggggatggggtcggcgagggaccgccccctggccggcgacccgcagcgatgtgccacgaccggctccggcccaatatggGAAAGGTGACTCGGGGGCGGCGTCACCCgtggacgccgagtcaccccgccccgagtgttacagcccccccgacagcgccggagggaccggcggctcctgcagaggcccccaaacagcggaggatgagttcctgcttcctccccaattgccggtcgcctaggaggaaggcgggacaaagcagcgaaggtagggaacacctacatctctatggccagttgctcttagcgggtctccagggaCTCTAGaccccctaccgattgggctcaggttaccagaaagagacgccggcagcgcgttttaaaaaagacttaaagagacacggagggagaggaaaaacaaacaaaaaaagtcctggccactgtaatgtctcagggacaggtcagagagagagttaggaagttaggacgggagatcaaaaaaaaaaaaacactgcttgacaaagacaaagtgcttactgtaaacagagaggacattgggctcgtgactgatcaaaaaaaagcctcaagggtctcggagacctaagccaagggtcctcaatctggaggattgGGGAGGTCACGGCCaggagtgccccccccccca
Proteins encoded in this window:
- the LOC143269542 gene encoding uncharacterized protein LOC143269542 → MWQGHAGGAGDGVGEGPPPGRRPAAMCHDRLRPNMGKVTRGRRHPWTPSHPAPSVTAPPTAPEGPAAPAEAPKQRRMSSCFLPNCRSPRRKAGQSSEALVQQPPDQMVCRPVVSLNPATLLPGTRMGAASSKKKNGGPEQPSPPNRR